One stretch of Deinococcus metalli DNA includes these proteins:
- a CDS encoding histidine phosphatase family protein, with product MTLHLTLVRHGATDWNGAGRWQGWTDTPLGAHGEEQARRLAARLASWSYDRVVSSDLIRAVRTAELSVPGAPITTDARLRELRFGKYEGAGTNDVLHDPEYHDWQRDPWNLPAPGGGESMAEVGARLHTWAQELPDGRVIAFSHGAAIRALLCVLFGWPTLPVPGYVLPFPYVLAHTSLTRLERRDGRWTLVTYNDHAHLED from the coding sequence GTGACCCTGCACCTCACCCTGGTGCGCCACGGCGCCACCGACTGGAACGGCGCGGGGCGCTGGCAGGGCTGGACCGACACGCCGCTGGGCGCGCACGGCGAGGAACAGGCGCGGCGGCTGGCCGCCCGGCTGGCGTCCTGGTCCTACGACCGTGTGGTCAGCAGCGACCTGATCCGCGCGGTGCGGACGGCGGAGCTGAGCGTGCCGGGCGCGCCGATCACGACCGACGCCCGCCTGCGGGAACTGCGCTTCGGCAAGTACGAGGGCGCCGGGACGAATGATGTCCTGCACGACCCGGAGTACCACGACTGGCAGCGCGATCCGTGGAACCTGCCCGCGCCCGGCGGCGGGGAGAGCATGGCCGAGGTCGGCGCCCGCCTGCACACGTGGGCGCAGGAGCTGCCGGACGGCCGGGTGATCGCGTTCTCGCACGGAGCGGCCATCCGGGCGCTGCTGTGCGTGCTGTTCGGCTGGCCGACGCTGCCGGTGCCCGGCTACGTCCTGCCGTTTCCGTACGTGCTGGCCCACACCAGCCTGACCCGCCTGGAGCGCCGCGACGGCCGCTGGACGCTGGTCACGTACAACGACCACGCCCACCTGGAGGACTGA
- a CDS encoding acyl-CoA thioesterase: MSEGKKTVRQQGAKMLELVFPKDTNYHGTAFGGWVLSLMDKAASIAAVRRAGGNVVTARMDGIDFHVPIRVGDAVALDAQVVRVGRTSMTIRVDVYREHMASGEQELATSGTFVFVALDEHGAPRPVPPLPEGTAPGAQP; the protein is encoded by the coding sequence ATGAGCGAAGGCAAGAAGACCGTGCGCCAGCAGGGCGCGAAGATGCTCGAGCTGGTGTTTCCGAAGGACACCAATTACCACGGCACGGCCTTCGGCGGGTGGGTGCTGTCGCTGATGGACAAGGCGGCCAGCATTGCCGCCGTGCGCCGTGCCGGCGGGAACGTCGTCACGGCGCGCATGGACGGCATCGATTTCCACGTGCCGATCCGGGTGGGCGACGCGGTGGCGCTGGACGCGCAGGTGGTGCGGGTGGGCCGCACCAGCATGACCATCCGGGTGGACGTGTACCGCGAGCACATGGCATCCGGCGAGCAGGAACTCGCGACCAGCGGCACCTTCGTGTTCGTGGCGCTGGACGAGCACGGCGCGCCCCGGCCCGTGCCGCCGCTGCCGGAGGGCACTGCGCCCGGAGCGCAGCCGTGA
- a CDS encoding HD domain-containing protein has protein sequence MTLEELLAQDPRLPAVWAWVHAHMQGDAAHDDAHLLRVARWTRRCAPDLPAGVAIAAAFTHDVVNLPKNHPQRAQASELSAQAVLDTLPGLGFTPAEAQGVALAVRDHSYSRGAVPATELGAALQDADRLDALGALGVLRVAGVGGQLGRALLHPTDPWAQDREPDDLAYTVDHFFTKLLRLDGTFHTPTGQAEARRRTLTMRAFLAELASELDVAPPD, from the coding sequence GTGACCCTGGAGGAACTCCTGGCCCAGGACCCGCGGCTGCCCGCCGTGTGGGCGTGGGTGCACGCGCACATGCAGGGCGACGCCGCCCACGACGACGCGCACCTGCTGCGGGTGGCCCGCTGGACGCGCCGCTGCGCGCCGGACCTGCCCGCCGGGGTCGCCATCGCCGCGGCGTTCACGCACGACGTGGTGAACCTCCCGAAGAACCACCCGCAGCGCGCGCAGGCCAGCGAACTCAGCGCGCAGGCGGTCCTGGACACCCTGCCCGGCCTGGGCTTCACGCCGGCCGAGGCGCAGGGGGTGGCGCTGGCCGTGCGCGACCACTCGTACTCGCGCGGCGCGGTGCCGGCCACCGAACTCGGCGCGGCCCTACAGGACGCCGACCGGCTGGACGCTCTGGGGGCGCTGGGCGTGCTGCGGGTGGCCGGCGTGGGCGGGCAGCTGGGCCGCGCGCTGCTGCACCCGACCGATCCGTGGGCACAGGACCGGGAGCCGGACGACCTCGCGTACACCGTGGATCACTTCTTCACGAAGCTGCTGCGGCTCGACGGCACGTTCCACACACCCACCGGGCAGGCCGAGGCGCGCCGGCGCACGCTGACCATGCGCGCCTTCCTGGCGGAACTCGCCAGCGAACTGGACGTCGCGCCGCCCGACTGA
- a CDS encoding DinB family protein — MTGSATTFPIGGIAPLPTRDRAALRDVSERMTMAGAQWRTLLASLDAPGLARRSRPGAWSVAQLAHHTADAHLHGLNRLRSALTTPGYVIQPFDQDAWLTLPDATLPVDVALTLMGAATAHWTALLLGVDVEAFDTRILHPQEDEQDLWQLVAKHDWHLRHHLAQARQALEAGA; from the coding sequence ATGACCGGCTCCGCGACCACGTTCCCGATCGGCGGCATCGCGCCCCTGCCCACCCGTGACCGCGCCGCGCTGCGGGACGTGAGCGAGCGCATGACCATGGCGGGCGCGCAGTGGCGCACGCTGCTCGCCTCCCTGGACGCTCCCGGCCTCGCCCGGCGGTCCCGGCCGGGCGCGTGGAGCGTGGCGCAGCTCGCACACCACACGGCCGACGCGCACCTGCACGGCCTGAACCGCCTGCGCTCCGCCCTGACCACCCCGGGCTACGTGATCCAGCCCTTCGATCAGGACGCGTGGCTGACCCTGCCCGACGCGACCCTGCCCGTGGACGTGGCGCTGACCCTGATGGGCGCCGCGACCGCCCACTGGACCGCGCTGCTGCTGGGCGTGGACGTGGAGGCCTTCGACACGCGCATCCTGCATCCGCAGGAGGATGAGCAGGATCTGTGGCAGCTGGTCGCCAAGCACGACTGGCACCTGCGCCACCACCTCGCCCAGGCCCGGCAGGCGCTGGAGGCGGGGGCGTGA
- a CDS encoding branched-chain amino acid ABC transporter permease, producing the protein MTTFLQQLFNALALGGVYALVALGLTLVYGVMRVPNFAHGGLYMLGAYVAYAALDRLGVGYVPALLLAGAAVALLAALLERVIFSPLRSAPHVHPMIAAIGVLFFLEAAVQLIWGPDFKRIPEPIPGIVNLGGVTLTWQRLIVIAASVVAMLGLNFFLKRTLTGATIEAMSQNREGARLVGIDTGRVGMLTFAISGGLAAVAAALIAPINSVAPSMGEVMNLKVFAIIILGGMGSVPGAIVGAFLLALAEVFGGFYINLDFADVIGFAMLVVVLAVRPQGLFRRST; encoded by the coding sequence TTGACGACGTTTCTGCAACAACTCTTCAACGCGCTGGCGCTGGGCGGCGTGTACGCCCTGGTGGCGCTGGGCCTGACGCTGGTGTACGGCGTGATGCGCGTGCCGAACTTCGCGCACGGCGGCCTGTACATGCTGGGCGCGTACGTGGCCTACGCCGCGCTCGACCGCCTGGGCGTGGGCTACGTGCCCGCGTTGCTGCTCGCGGGCGCCGCGGTGGCGCTGCTGGCGGCGCTGCTCGAGCGGGTGATCTTCTCGCCGCTGCGCAGCGCTCCGCACGTGCACCCCATGATCGCGGCCATCGGCGTGCTGTTCTTCCTGGAGGCGGCCGTGCAGCTCATCTGGGGACCGGACTTCAAGCGCATCCCCGAGCCCATTCCCGGCATCGTGAACCTGGGCGGCGTGACCCTCACGTGGCAGCGCCTGATCGTGATCGCGGCGAGCGTGGTCGCCATGCTGGGGCTGAACTTCTTCCTCAAGCGCACCCTGACCGGCGCGACCATCGAGGCCATGAGCCAGAACCGCGAGGGCGCGCGGCTGGTCGGGATCGACACCGGCCGGGTGGGCATGCTGACCTTCGCGATCTCCGGCGGGCTGGCGGCGGTCGCGGCGGCCCTGATCGCGCCGATCAACTCGGTGGCGCCCAGCATGGGCGAGGTCATGAACCTCAAGGTGTTCGCGATCATCATCCTGGGCGGCATGGGCAGCGTGCCGGGCGCCATCGTGGGCGCGTTCCTGCTGGCCCTGGCAGAGGTGTTCGGGGGCTTTTACATCAACCTGGACTTCGCGGACGTGATCGGCTTCGCGATGCTGGTCGTGGTGCTCGCCGTGCGGCCCCAGGGCCTGTTCCGGAGGAGCACGTGA
- a CDS encoding ABC transporter substrate-binding protein produces the protein MKRLHRITALALLSASTALADKVVNIGYSGPLSGAAAFYGKDVQSGLDMAIAELNKTGVTVGSEKVTFKLVALDDRYLPNETATNVKRLTSQGIDVIVVPHAGGILTVQPMTTGDPKFLLVAYSSEPKILAGNNPLTFMLPPRYDNYVQPFVATQMKAFGKKLGLIGTTSAYGKQWTEAISAEWTKQGGTVGGNNGVDYNTTVDYSSAVTKALAEKPDVLFIGGPSQPTALVVKAAREQGFKGGFIVMDQAKFEQMDQVVPRSYLDGSVGVLPVKEFAGTQVFVAQYQKLYKKIPTSEAALNYMGMNVIAKAMELAGTTDDPAAIRAKLDAAAKALPQSKTVFKLSGVTAGGHADAAFVVASVKGGQYTRLRLTTTFK, from the coding sequence ATGAAACGACTCCACCGGATCACCGCACTGGCCCTGCTGAGCGCCTCGACCGCCCTGGCGGACAAGGTCGTGAACATCGGCTACAGCGGCCCCCTCTCGGGCGCGGCAGCGTTCTACGGCAAGGACGTGCAGAGCGGCCTGGACATGGCGATTGCCGAGCTGAACAAGACCGGCGTGACGGTCGGCAGCGAGAAGGTGACCTTCAAGCTGGTGGCCCTCGACGACCGCTACCTGCCCAACGAGACCGCCACCAACGTCAAGCGGCTGACCAGCCAGGGCATCGACGTGATCGTGGTGCCGCACGCCGGCGGCATCCTGACCGTGCAGCCCATGACGACCGGCGATCCCAAGTTCCTGCTGGTGGCGTATTCCAGCGAGCCGAAGATCCTGGCGGGCAACAACCCGCTGACCTTCATGCTGCCGCCGCGCTACGACAACTACGTGCAGCCCTTCGTGGCCACGCAGATGAAGGCCTTTGGCAAGAAGCTGGGGCTGATCGGCACCACCAGCGCGTACGGCAAGCAGTGGACGGAGGCGATCAGCGCCGAGTGGACCAAGCAGGGCGGCACGGTCGGCGGGAACAACGGCGTGGACTACAACACCACCGTGGACTACTCCAGCGCCGTGACCAAGGCCCTGGCCGAGAAGCCGGACGTGCTGTTCATCGGCGGGCCCAGCCAGCCGACCGCGCTGGTCGTGAAGGCCGCGCGCGAGCAGGGCTTCAAGGGCGGCTTCATCGTGATGGACCAGGCGAAGTTCGAGCAGATGGACCAGGTCGTGCCGCGCTCGTACCTGGACGGCAGCGTGGGCGTGCTGCCGGTCAAGGAGTTCGCGGGCACGCAGGTGTTCGTGGCGCAGTACCAGAAGCTGTACAAGAAGATTCCCACCAGCGAGGCCGCGCTGAACTACATGGGCATGAACGTGATCGCCAAGGCGATGGAACTCGCCGGCACCACCGACGACCCGGCGGCGATCCGCGCCAAGCTGGACGCCGCCGCCAAGGCCCTCCCCCAGAGCAAGACGGTGTTCAAGCTCAGCGGCGTGACGGCCGGCGGGCACGCCGACGCGGCCTTCGTGGTCGCGAGCGTCAAGGGCGGCCAGTACACCCGCCTGCGGCTGACGACCACCTTCAAATAA
- a CDS encoding branched-chain amino acid ABC transporter permease, with the protein MTRGGWIWAALFVVAAAVPFLGPSGYLLDVAVNVMIWAMVAYGLNVMLGYAGLLPLAHAGFFGIGAYTVGILTLKAGWSFWVAWPAGVLLCAVGGLLLGLVAFRTRGDAFSIFTLGVGVIIALIINKWDALTGGNDGLNGVAAPAGLSAMSQAAGLKLAGGYYLLALLALAVTVVVVARTRASVFGRSLLAIRGGEDLARSAGIDVVAHKLRAMMLSTAIAGFAGGLYAVYVGFLGSAITGPVTTFTVLLYVLVGGLGTLAGPLVGTGLMYGLSQGLKGLQDYQYIVFGPLLVLLVMFAPHGLVGVWERLRARRTGTAPETGPESRAEAGREVGDQHA; encoded by the coding sequence GTGACGCGCGGCGGGTGGATCTGGGCCGCGCTGTTCGTGGTGGCGGCCGCCGTGCCGTTCCTGGGGCCGAGCGGCTACCTGCTGGACGTGGCCGTGAACGTCATGATCTGGGCGATGGTCGCGTACGGCCTGAACGTCATGCTGGGCTACGCGGGCCTGCTGCCGCTGGCGCACGCGGGCTTCTTCGGCATCGGGGCGTACACGGTCGGGATTCTGACCCTGAAGGCCGGGTGGAGCTTCTGGGTGGCGTGGCCGGCGGGCGTGCTGCTGTGCGCTGTGGGCGGCCTGCTGCTGGGTCTGGTGGCGTTCCGCACGCGCGGGGACGCGTTTTCCATCTTTACACTGGGCGTGGGCGTGATCATCGCCCTGATCATCAACAAGTGGGACGCCCTGACCGGCGGCAACGACGGCCTGAACGGCGTGGCCGCGCCGGCGGGTCTGTCGGCCATGTCGCAGGCCGCCGGCCTGAAGCTCGCGGGGGGGTACTACCTGCTCGCGCTGCTCGCGCTGGCCGTCACGGTGGTCGTGGTGGCCCGCACGCGCGCCAGCGTGTTCGGCCGCTCGCTGCTCGCCATCCGGGGCGGCGAGGATCTGGCCCGCAGCGCCGGCATCGACGTCGTCGCGCACAAGCTGCGCGCCATGATGCTCTCGACCGCCATCGCGGGCTTCGCCGGCGGGCTGTACGCCGTGTACGTGGGCTTTCTGGGCTCCGCGATCACCGGGCCGGTCACGACCTTCACGGTGCTGCTGTACGTGCTGGTGGGCGGCCTGGGCACCCTGGCGGGGCCGCTCGTGGGCACCGGCCTGATGTACGGGCTGTCGCAGGGCCTCAAGGGACTCCAGGACTACCAGTACATCGTGTTCGGGCCGCTGCTGGTGCTGCTGGTGATGTTCGCGCCGCACGGCCTGGTGGGCGTGTGGGAACGGCTGCGGGCGCGGCGCACCGGTACGGCCCCCGAGACCGGCCCGGAAAGCCGCGCCGAGGCGGGCCGCGAGGTGGGGGATCAGCATGCCTGA
- a CDS encoding response regulator has translation MTGSLPRRPAVLIVDDSPGVLTAMERLLSPHLPVQVADSATAALRAITPDTALVLADIRMPGMDGLELARALHQGRPSLPVVLMTGVVEDGLRSRGRELGALDVLRKPLRPDTLLPALKDWLAPQYPDLDLTVAPGSVTSGPVRPVLGASTGRAAPADPGVAAQALLRPLALMPGVISAALFAEDGTLLGVHGGMGFQVGAYLRFLATTAQTLGTHVDAQADVRAAQLEFGDRVLVACFRPGELLAVLVRDTPAASGVKGWVRQRWADAAPRPAAH, from the coding sequence ATGACCGGCTCCCTGCCCCGGCGACCCGCCGTCCTGATCGTGGACGACAGCCCCGGTGTGCTGACCGCCATGGAGCGGCTGCTCTCGCCGCACCTGCCGGTGCAGGTGGCCGACAGCGCCACCGCCGCGCTGCGCGCCATCACGCCCGACACCGCGCTGGTGCTCGCGGACATCCGTATGCCCGGCATGGACGGCCTGGAACTCGCCCGCGCGCTGCACCAGGGCCGGCCCAGCCTGCCGGTGGTGCTGATGACCGGCGTGGTCGAGGACGGCCTGCGCAGCCGCGGCCGCGAACTGGGCGCGCTGGACGTGCTACGCAAACCCCTGCGGCCCGACACGCTGCTGCCCGCCCTGAAGGACTGGCTGGCGCCCCAGTACCCAGACCTGGACCTGACCGTGGCGCCCGGCAGCGTGACCAGCGGCCCGGTCCGGCCGGTGCTGGGAGCCTCCACCGGGCGCGCCGCGCCGGCCGATCCCGGCGTGGCCGCCCAGGCGCTGCTGCGGCCCCTGGCGCTGATGCCCGGCGTGATCAGCGCCGCGCTGTTCGCGGAGGACGGCACGCTGCTGGGCGTGCACGGCGGCATGGGCTTCCAGGTGGGGGCGTACCTGCGGTTCCTGGCGACCACCGCGCAGACGCTGGGCACGCACGTGGACGCGCAGGCGGACGTGCGCGCCGCGCAGCTGGAGTTCGGTGACCGGGTGCTGGTCGCGTGCTTCCGGCCGGGCGAACTGCTGGCGGTGCTGGTGCGCGACACGCCCGCCGCGAGCGGCGTGAAGGGCTGGGTGCGGCAGCGCTGGGCCGACGCCGCGCCACGCCCGGCCGCGCACTGA
- a CDS encoding malate dehydrogenase, whose amino-acid sequence MTMKQPVRVAVTGAAGQIGYSLLFRIAAGDMLGKDQPVILQLLEVTPALKALNGVVMELRDGAFPLLVDVITSDDPMVAFKDAEYALLVGAMPRKAGMERGDLLGANGGIFKPQGEALNAVASRDVKVLVVGNPANTNALIAQQNAPDLKPQQFTAMVRLDHNRAISQLAEKTGKPVSSIKNVTIWGNHSSTQYPDLSQATVDGQPALDQVDREWYENSYISTVAKRGAAIIEARGSSSAASAASAAIDHMRDWALGTPEGEWVSMGIPSDGSYGVPEGLIYGFPVTVKDGTYSIVQNLPVSDFSRGKMGATAQELIEERDEVRKLGLVK is encoded by the coding sequence ATGACCATGAAGCAACCCGTCCGTGTCGCCGTGACCGGCGCTGCCGGCCAGATCGGTTACAGCCTGCTCTTCCGCATCGCCGCCGGCGACATGCTCGGCAAGGATCAGCCGGTGATCCTGCAACTGCTGGAAGTCACTCCGGCCCTCAAGGCGCTGAACGGCGTGGTGATGGAGCTGCGTGACGGCGCGTTCCCGCTGCTGGTAGACGTGATCACCAGCGATGATCCGATGGTGGCGTTCAAGGACGCGGAGTACGCCCTGCTGGTCGGAGCGATGCCGCGCAAGGCGGGCATGGAACGCGGCGACCTGCTGGGCGCCAACGGCGGCATCTTCAAGCCGCAGGGCGAGGCGCTGAACGCGGTGGCGAGCCGGGACGTGAAGGTGCTCGTGGTGGGCAATCCCGCGAACACGAACGCGCTCATCGCCCAGCAGAACGCGCCGGACCTGAAGCCGCAGCAGTTCACGGCGATGGTGCGCCTGGACCACAACCGCGCGATCTCGCAGCTGGCCGAGAAGACCGGCAAGCCCGTGAGCAGCATCAAGAACGTGACGATCTGGGGCAACCACTCCAGCACGCAGTACCCGGACCTGAGCCAGGCGACGGTGGACGGCCAGCCGGCGCTGGACCAGGTGGACCGCGAGTGGTACGAGAACTCGTACATCTCGACGGTCGCCAAGCGCGGCGCGGCGATCATCGAGGCGCGGGGGTCCAGCTCGGCCGCCAGCGCGGCGAGCGCGGCCATCGACCACATGCGCGACTGGGCGCTGGGCACGCCGGAGGGCGAGTGGGTCAGCATGGGCATTCCGTCGGACGGCAGCTATGGCGTGCCGGAGGGTCTGATCTACGGCTTCCCCGTGACGGTGAAGGACGGGACGTACTCCATCGTGCAGAACCTGCCGGTGTCGGATTTCAGCCGGGGCAAGATGGGCGCCACCGCGCAGGAACTCATTGAGGAGCGCGACGAGGTTCGCAAGCTCGGCCTGGTGAAGTAA
- a CDS encoding enoyl-CoA hydratase/isomerase family protein produces MTSHLTDGGAYPGLQLTLHDGGILEIVIRSEKTLNAVNADAHRALTRVWRDIDDTPGIRCVLIRGEGRGFSSGGDYTLIEEMAGDFTALARVWKEARDLVYNVVNCGKPIVSAIHGPCVGAGLAVALLADVSIAAKSARLLDGHVRLGVAAGDHAAIIWPLLCGLNRAKYHLLTGESVSGEEAERIGLVSLSVPDAELLDRAWTVARKLAQGSPTAIRWTKYALNNWLRQAGPIFDTSLALEFLGFTGPDVKEGLASLREKREPQFEEDAPI; encoded by the coding sequence ATGACCTCCCACCTCACCGACGGGGGCGCGTACCCCGGCCTCCAGCTCACGCTGCACGATGGCGGCATCCTCGAAATTGTCATCCGCAGCGAGAAGACACTGAATGCCGTGAACGCCGACGCCCACCGCGCCCTGACCCGCGTGTGGCGCGACATTGATGACACGCCCGGCATCCGCTGCGTCCTGATCCGCGGCGAGGGACGCGGCTTTTCCTCCGGGGGGGACTACACGCTGATCGAGGAGATGGCCGGAGACTTCACCGCCCTCGCCCGCGTGTGGAAGGAAGCCCGCGACCTCGTGTACAACGTCGTGAACTGCGGCAAACCCATCGTCAGCGCCATCCACGGCCCCTGCGTGGGTGCCGGGCTCGCCGTCGCCCTGCTCGCCGACGTGAGTATCGCCGCGAAAAGTGCCCGCCTGCTCGACGGGCACGTCCGCCTGGGCGTGGCGGCGGGCGACCACGCCGCCATCATCTGGCCCCTGCTGTGCGGCCTGAACCGCGCCAAGTACCACCTGCTGACCGGCGAAAGCGTGTCCGGCGAGGAGGCCGAACGCATCGGCCTCGTCAGCCTCAGCGTGCCGGACGCTGAACTGCTGGACCGGGCGTGGACGGTGGCGCGCAAACTCGCCCAGGGCAGCCCCACCGCGATCCGCTGGACGAAATACGCCCTGAACAACTGGCTGCGGCAGGCCGGCCCCATCTTCGACACGTCCCTGGCGCTGGAATTCCTCGGCTTTACCGGCCCCGACGTCAAAGAAGGCCTCGCCAGCCTGCGCGAGAAACGCGAGCCGCAGTTCGAGGAGGACGCGCCGATCTGA
- a CDS encoding ABC transporter ATP-binding protein, with the protein MLEIQNLRVNYGTFTALHDVTLSVNPGEIVVLLGANGAGKSTLFRTLSGLQRPAGGAARWNGTSLTGGRPEFNVAHGVAQCPEGRLLFPDLSVEKNLRLGAYVHRRDPAGTARELARVMDLFPILVEKRHDPAGSLSGGQQQMVAIARALMARPSLLLLDEPSLGLAPLVVEQVFQTVQRVNEAGVSVLLAEQNAFAALGIAHRGYVLESGRISLQGTSAELMTDDRVRSAYLGV; encoded by the coding sequence ATGCTTGAGATCCAGAACCTGCGCGTGAACTACGGAACGTTCACCGCCCTGCACGACGTGACCCTGAGCGTGAACCCCGGCGAGATCGTGGTGCTGCTCGGCGCGAATGGCGCGGGCAAGAGCACGCTGTTCCGCACGCTCTCGGGCCTCCAGCGGCCGGCCGGGGGCGCGGCCCGCTGGAACGGCACGTCCCTGACCGGCGGCCGGCCCGAATTCAATGTCGCGCACGGCGTGGCCCAGTGCCCGGAGGGCCGCCTGCTGTTCCCGGACCTGAGCGTGGAGAAGAACCTGCGCCTGGGCGCGTACGTGCACCGGCGCGATCCGGCGGGCACGGCGCGCGAACTGGCGCGCGTCATGGACCTCTTCCCGATCCTAGTCGAGAAACGCCACGATCCCGCCGGCAGCCTGTCGGGCGGGCAGCAGCAGATGGTCGCCATCGCCCGCGCGCTGATGGCGCGGCCCTCGCTGCTGCTGCTGGACGAGCCGTCGCTCGGCCTGGCGCCGCTGGTGGTGGAACAGGTGTTCCAGACCGTGCAGCGCGTGAACGAGGCCGGCGTCAGCGTCCTGCTGGCCGAGCAGAACGCCTTCGCGGCGCTGGGCATCGCGCACCGGGGCTACGTGCTGGAGAGCGGCAGGATCTCGCTCCAGGGCACGTCCGCCGAGCTCATGACCGACGACCGTGTGCGCAGCGCGTACCTGGGCGTGTAG
- a CDS encoding MFS transporter, with product MSAAPRPPSGWLLGALGTLVFLNVYAPQSLLPVLAREFHAGAAQVGVVVGATMLAMALASPLVGVLADALGRRRTVVGAFALLAVPALLAAHAPTLDALNAARFAQGLLIPGVMVALTAYIGEEIPAAARARAMTMYVTGTVLGGFLGRFLAGVIDARFGWHAAFWGLAGCAVVGFLLALTGLPRERAFRPSRDPRAVLAGLVTHLHTPALLATCAVGCLILFTLVGTFNTLTLRLAAPPYDLNSAQTGAIFAVYLLGVVITPVAGPLLATRGPRFALLTAVGASVTGLLLTLTPALPLIVAGVAAGACGVFLAQSAALAAVQRAVTQARSLASGLYHASYYGGAAVASVVAGHVFEAGGWPGVVPLVVLSMALAGVVGVLGWKRT from the coding sequence TTGAGCGCCGCTCCCCGCCCGCCGTCCGGGTGGCTGCTGGGCGCGCTCGGCACCCTGGTGTTCCTGAACGTCTACGCCCCGCAGAGCCTGCTGCCCGTGCTGGCCCGCGAATTCCACGCGGGCGCCGCGCAGGTAGGCGTGGTCGTGGGGGCCACCATGCTCGCCATGGCGCTCGCCTCGCCGCTGGTGGGGGTGCTCGCGGACGCGCTGGGCCGGCGGCGCACGGTCGTGGGCGCCTTCGCGCTGCTGGCCGTGCCCGCGCTGCTGGCCGCGCACGCCCCCACCCTGGACGCCCTGAACGCCGCCCGCTTCGCGCAGGGCCTGCTGATCCCCGGCGTGATGGTCGCCCTGACCGCGTACATCGGCGAGGAGATCCCCGCCGCCGCGCGCGCCCGCGCCATGACCATGTACGTGACCGGCACCGTACTGGGCGGTTTCCTGGGCCGCTTCCTGGCCGGCGTGATCGACGCCCGCTTCGGGTGGCACGCCGCCTTCTGGGGCCTGGCGGGCTGCGCGGTGGTGGGCTTTCTCCTGGCCCTCACGGGCCTGCCGCGGGAGCGCGCGTTCCGGCCCAGCCGCGACCCGCGCGCCGTCCTGGCCGGTCTCGTCACGCACCTGCACACCCCCGCGCTGCTCGCCACCTGCGCGGTCGGCTGCCTGATCCTGTTCACGCTGGTCGGCACCTTCAACACCCTCACCCTGCGCCTGGCCGCCCCGCCCTACGACCTGAACTCCGCGCAGACCGGCGCCATCTTCGCGGTGTACCTGCTCGGCGTGGTCATCACGCCCGTCGCCGGGCCGCTCCTCGCCACGCGCGGCCCCCGCTTCGCCCTGCTGACCGCCGTGGGCGCCAGCGTGACCGGTCTGCTGCTCACGCTCACGCCGGCCCTGCCGCTGATCGTCGCGGGCGTCGCCGCCGGGGCATGCGGCGTGTTCCTGGCGCAGTCCGCCGCCCTGGCCGCCGTGCAGCGCGCCGTCACGCAGGCCCGCAGCCTCGCCTCGGGCCTGTACCACGCCTCGTACTACGGCGGCGCGGCCGTCGCCAGCGTGGTCGCCGGCCACGTCTTCGAGGCGGGCGGCTGGCCCGGCGTCGTGCCGCTGGTCGTGCTGAGCATGGCGCTGGCGGGCGTCGTGGGCGTCCTCGGGTGGAAGCGGACGTAG
- a CDS encoding ABC transporter ATP-binding protein, translated as MPEAPMQGLLDVQGLGIRFGGLDAVKDVTASIPAGQITAIIGPNGAGKSTFFNLISGFYVPTAGTIRFRGEDVTRLKTHQVVARGVARTFQTTTIYRELSVLEGVMIGHRVRTRAGLLDALLRTGREKRDEDASRAGAMRALERVGLAPQAHRPAGALTQEGQKRVGIAMALASDPALLLLDEPAAGMNPDETVRLMALIRELVQGGLSVALVEHKMSLVMGLADRILVLHHGQLIAQGTPAEVSRDPAVITAYLGSHAHGGQMGQGVGAGHA; from the coding sequence ATGCCTGAGGCACCCATGCAGGGACTGCTGGACGTCCAGGGGCTGGGCATCCGCTTCGGCGGGCTGGACGCCGTGAAGGACGTGACCGCCAGCATTCCGGCCGGACAGATCACCGCGATCATCGGGCCAAACGGAGCGGGCAAGAGCACCTTCTTCAACCTGATCTCGGGCTTCTATGTGCCCACGGCCGGCACCATCCGCTTCCGGGGCGAGGACGTCACGCGCCTGAAAACGCATCAGGTCGTGGCGCGCGGCGTCGCGCGCACCTTCCAGACCACGACGATCTACAGGGAACTCAGCGTGCTCGAGGGCGTCATGATCGGCCACCGCGTCCGCACGCGGGCCGGGCTGCTGGACGCCCTGCTGCGCACCGGTCGTGAAAAGCGCGACGAGGACGCCAGCCGCGCCGGCGCCATGCGCGCCCTGGAACGCGTGGGGCTGGCCCCGCAGGCGCACCGGCCTGCCGGAGCCCTCACGCAGGAGGGGCAGAAGCGCGTGGGCATCGCCATGGCGCTCGCCAGCGATCCCGCGCTGCTGCTGCTGGACGAACCGGCCGCCGGCATGAACCCCGACGAAACGGTGCGCCTGATGGCCCTGATCCGCGAGCTGGTGCAGGGCGGCCTGTCCGTGGCCCTGGTCGAGCACAAGATGAGCCTGGTGATGGGCCTGGCCGACCGGATTCTGGTGCTGCACCACGGGCAACTGATCGCGCAGGGCACGCCGGCCGAGGTCAGCCGCGACCCGGCCGTGATCACGGCGTACCTGGGCAGCCACGCGCACGGCGGCCAGATGGGCCAGGGCGTGGGGGCCGGCCATGCTTGA